One segment of Gordonia terrae DNA contains the following:
- a CDS encoding IS256 family transposase, with protein sequence MTDTLVAVEPSDEHDDGIVEVPADRSVDELEVARELVRQAREAGVRLTGPDGLLKAMTKTVLETALDEEMSEHLGYDKHDQRGRGSGNSRNGSRSKTVLTDACGQVEIDVPRDRAGTFEPQIVKKRQRRLTDVDEVVLSLYARGLTTGEISAHFADIYGAAVSKDTISRITDRVLEEMATWHARPLERVYAAVFIDAIHVKIRDGQVGPRPIYAAIGVDLAGHRDVLGMWAGEGDGESAKYWLAVLTELKNRGVADIFFLVCDGLKGLPQSVGAVFPDTVVQTCVIHLIRGTFRYAGRQHRDAIAKAIKPIYTAPTAAAAAEALDAFDAEWGHRYPAAIRLWRNAWQEFIPFLDYDIEVRKVICSTNAIESLNARYRRAVRARGHFPNEQSALKCLYLVTRSLDPTGTGQKRWTMRWKPALNAFAITFADRMPASEDN encoded by the coding sequence ATGACCGACACTCTGGTGGCTGTGGAGCCATCTGATGAACACGATGACGGGATCGTCGAGGTGCCTGCGGACCGCAGCGTCGATGAACTTGAGGTAGCCCGCGAGCTGGTCCGCCAGGCCCGGGAGGCCGGGGTCCGCCTGACCGGTCCGGATGGGTTGCTCAAAGCGATGACCAAAACGGTGCTCGAGACGGCGCTCGATGAAGAGATGTCTGAGCATCTCGGTTACGACAAGCACGACCAGCGTGGTCGTGGGAGTGGCAACTCGCGCAACGGGTCTCGGTCGAAGACCGTGCTGACTGATGCGTGTGGGCAGGTCGAGATCGATGTCCCCCGGGACCGGGCGGGCACCTTCGAGCCGCAGATCGTGAAGAAGCGCCAACGCCGCTTGACTGATGTGGATGAGGTGGTGCTGTCGCTGTATGCCCGTGGGCTCACCACCGGTGAAATCAGCGCCCATTTCGCCGACATCTACGGTGCTGCGGTCTCCAAAGACACGATCAGCCGGATCACCGACCGGGTGCTCGAAGAGATGGCCACCTGGCATGCCCGTCCGCTCGAACGCGTCTACGCCGCGGTGTTCATCGACGCCATCCATGTCAAAATCCGCGATGGGCAGGTAGGGCCCCGGCCGATCTACGCCGCGATCGGGGTGGATCTGGCCGGGCATCGTGACGTGCTCGGGATGTGGGCAGGTGAAGGCGATGGTGAGTCGGCAAAGTACTGGCTGGCGGTGCTTACCGAGCTGAAGAACCGGGGTGTAGCCGACATCTTCTTCCTCGTCTGCGACGGGCTAAAAGGCCTGCCGCAATCGGTCGGGGCGGTCTTTCCCGACACGGTGGTGCAGACGTGTGTCATCCATCTGATCCGGGGCACATTCCGCTATGCCGGCCGCCAGCACCGCGATGCTATCGCCAAGGCGATCAAACCGATCTACACCGCCCCCACCGCTGCAGCCGCGGCCGAGGCGCTGGATGCGTTCGACGCCGAGTGGGGGCACCGGTACCCGGCAGCTATCCGGTTGTGGCGCAACGCATGGCAAGAATTCATACCGTTTCTCGACTACGACATCGAGGTCCGTAAGGTGATCTGCTCGACAAATGCGATCGAGTCACTCAACGCCCGCTACCGGCGCGCAGTGCGGGCTCGTGGGCATTTCCCGAACGAGCAATCGGCGCTAAAGTGCCTGTACCTGGTGACCCGGTCGCTCGACCCGACCGGCACCGGACAGAAACGATGGACAATGCGGTGGAAACCAGCACTCAACGCATTCGCCATCACCTTCGCCGACCGCATGCCGGCCAGCGAGGACAACTAA
- a CDS encoding glycosyltransferase, producing the protein MTVVGLGDGRTVVPDNRWDLIGDAAPTPLVSVVIPYYNQPRQLALALEALTAQTYPADRLEVVVADDGSSSSPDVSAWKSRLTITVVSQEDKGFRAAAARNLGVAASNGTILCFLDADTIPTTGYIRHAVRLPAAAPDALVVGRRKHADLGEVSPDGVHEWLCAQGHLERSHEYEPGWLVDAYDRTADLLAPGWDGYKYMISAVMTCSRELFDDIGGFDPSFVRYGGEDWEFANRAFMMGAVFAHEPEAVAWHDGPDWAERPVSERISEKNAEALALAPLVTDPAARTAGLLYCIPDIVVALSVEGHTAASLMRTVGSVLRGADGRSVDAAIWLVGARADTLLAQLGVHDSRIRTGSPDASTLSRCRLVLEITGPVVFSDHSLALLTAQVAPGECGQVTVHFGASSSVTMASSRARHRVRRWEAHTDLAADELLDRLFGFRTVDHSDVGIAVLGSEPSLSW; encoded by the coding sequence GTGACGGTCGTCGGGCTCGGTGATGGTCGGACCGTCGTGCCCGACAACCGGTGGGACCTGATCGGCGATGCCGCGCCGACGCCCCTGGTGAGTGTCGTCATCCCGTACTACAACCAACCTCGTCAACTGGCGCTGGCCCTGGAGGCGTTGACGGCCCAGACCTACCCGGCTGATCGCCTGGAGGTGGTCGTGGCCGACGACGGTTCGTCTAGTTCGCCGGACGTCAGCGCGTGGAAGTCCCGGTTGACGATCACGGTGGTGTCGCAGGAGGACAAGGGCTTTCGGGCGGCGGCCGCCCGCAACCTGGGAGTCGCGGCATCGAACGGCACGATCCTGTGTTTCCTCGACGCGGACACGATTCCGACAACCGGATACATCCGCCACGCGGTCAGGTTGCCGGCCGCGGCACCCGACGCGCTCGTCGTCGGTCGGCGCAAACATGCTGATCTCGGCGAGGTCAGCCCGGATGGGGTGCACGAATGGTTGTGCGCACAGGGGCATCTCGAACGTTCGCATGAGTACGAACCCGGGTGGCTGGTCGACGCGTACGATCGCACGGCCGATCTCCTGGCCCCTGGCTGGGATGGTTACAAGTACATGATCAGCGCGGTGATGACCTGCAGCCGTGAGCTGTTCGACGACATCGGTGGGTTCGATCCGTCGTTCGTCCGGTACGGGGGAGAGGACTGGGAGTTCGCGAACCGGGCGTTCATGATGGGCGCGGTGTTCGCGCACGAACCCGAAGCGGTCGCGTGGCACGACGGTCCCGACTGGGCCGAGCGTCCGGTGTCAGAACGGATCTCGGAGAAGAACGCCGAAGCCCTGGCGCTCGCGCCACTCGTCACCGATCCGGCGGCCCGGACCGCCGGGCTCTTGTATTGCATCCCCGACATCGTCGTGGCGCTGTCGGTCGAGGGACACACCGCGGCATCGCTGATGCGAACGGTCGGCAGCGTGCTGCGTGGGGCGGACGGTCGCAGCGTGGATGCGGCCATCTGGCTCGTCGGCGCACGTGCCGACACTCTGCTCGCCCAACTGGGCGTGCACGATTCGCGAATCCGGACCGGCAGCCCGGACGCGTCGACGCTGTCGCGGTGCAGATTAGTCCTCGAGATCACCGGGCCGGTGGTCTTCTCGGATCATTCGCTGGCCCTGCTCACAGCGCAGGTTGCACCGGGGGAGTGCGGCCAGGTTACGGTGCACTTCGGCGCATCATCGTCGGTGACGATGGCGTCGTCGCGCGCACGCCACCGGGTCCGACGCTGGGAGGCGCACACCGACCTGGCGGCCGACGAGCTTCTCGACCGGCTGTTCGGGTTTCGGACGGTGGACCACAGCGATGTCGGGATCGCGGTGCTCGGCAGCGAACCCTCGCTGTCCTGGTAA
- a CDS encoding WcbI family polysaccharide biosynthesis putative acetyltransferase: MTPHDDVPVDGRTRHYGDFYGVTETPLANDRQLLLVWGNCQAEALRIVLSSSADLQFRTVRVPPVHELESSDVDHVERLVRRAAVIVSQPVRAGYRGLPIGGPDLVDLAPSATVIVWPVVRYGGLYPFQVIARHPAQPSAVPAAVPYHDLRTVLAVRDGRRSFAERDVDVTGEHLREAARWSVEQLAMRERRQCDIAISDILLDAGADAAHTINHPGNRVLVTLGRRILDALGASAPIPPTRELLGNIRAPLEQRVIDALGIDASARIAWDVDGAVMTEEVVHRSQMQWYADHPEFIDAVLDRYVELIDILGLA; this comes from the coding sequence ATGACTCCGCATGACGACGTGCCGGTCGACGGTCGAACCAGGCACTACGGCGACTTCTACGGCGTCACCGAGACCCCGCTGGCCAACGACAGGCAGCTACTGCTGGTGTGGGGGAACTGCCAGGCCGAAGCGTTGCGGATAGTGCTGTCCAGTTCCGCGGACCTCCAGTTCCGCACCGTTCGCGTCCCACCGGTGCACGAACTCGAGTCCTCCGACGTCGACCACGTCGAACGCCTCGTCCGTCGAGCAGCGGTGATCGTCTCCCAGCCGGTGCGCGCCGGTTACCGGGGACTCCCGATCGGTGGACCGGACCTGGTCGACCTGGCGCCGTCGGCGACGGTCATCGTGTGGCCGGTCGTCCGCTATGGCGGGTTGTATCCGTTTCAGGTCATCGCGCGACATCCCGCGCAGCCGTCCGCGGTACCCGCTGCTGTGCCGTATCACGATCTGCGAACGGTCCTGGCGGTGCGGGACGGACGTAGATCGTTCGCCGAGCGGGATGTCGACGTCACGGGCGAACACCTCCGAGAAGCGGCGCGCTGGAGTGTGGAACAGCTCGCGATGCGCGAACGCCGCCAGTGCGACATCGCGATTTCCGACATCCTGCTCGACGCCGGGGCGGACGCCGCCCACACGATCAACCATCCCGGCAACCGGGTGCTGGTGACGCTCGGTCGTCGAATCCTCGATGCACTCGGGGCGTCGGCGCCGATCCCACCGACGCGGGAGCTGCTCGGCAACATTCGCGCGCCGCTGGAACAACGCGTGATCGATGCGCTCGGTATCGACGCCTCCGCGCGGATCGCCTGGGACGTCGACGGTGCGGTGATGACCGAGGAGGTCGTCCACCGTAGCCAGATGCAGTGGTACGCCGATCATCCCGAGTTCATCGATGCCGTGCTGGACCGCTACGTCGAGCTCATCGACATCCTGGGGTTGGCATGA
- a CDS encoding acyl-CoA dehydrogenase family protein, which yields MAERSSWENDDLSALRDLARSFCEKEIKPNADKFIEQHHVDRDLWNKAGELGLLCMSIPEEYGGGGGNFAHEAVLIEEQARVADSSWGVSLHNGIVAHYILEYGSEEQKTTWLPKMASGEAVGAIAMTEPGTGSDLQSVKTKAIKQGDEYVIDGSKTFITNGSQADIIIVVAKTDVSEGAKGISLILVEADREGFRRGRVLDKVGQRGQDTSELFFDGVRVPTSNLLGTEEGQGFIQLMQQLPQERLIIAVASVAGMEKAVSETIAYTKDRTAFGRPIFSFQNTKFKLAEAATETRIGRVFVDDCITKHIKGELDIPTVAMAKWWTSDRAMVVADECLQLFGGYGYMNEYPIARLWADNRVQKIYAGTNEIMKEIIARTL from the coding sequence ATGGCCGAACGGTCTTCTTGGGAAAACGACGATCTCAGCGCCCTGCGCGATCTGGCTCGCAGCTTCTGCGAGAAGGAGATCAAGCCGAACGCCGATAAGTTCATCGAGCAGCACCACGTCGACCGCGACCTGTGGAACAAGGCCGGCGAGCTGGGTCTTCTCTGCATGTCGATCCCGGAGGAGTACGGGGGCGGGGGCGGCAACTTTGCGCACGAGGCCGTCTTGATCGAGGAGCAGGCGCGCGTCGCCGACAGCTCGTGGGGCGTCAGCCTGCACAACGGCATCGTCGCGCATTACATCCTCGAGTACGGCTCGGAGGAGCAGAAGACCACGTGGCTGCCCAAGATGGCCAGCGGCGAGGCCGTCGGCGCCATCGCGATGACCGAGCCCGGTACGGGATCGGACCTGCAGAGCGTCAAGACCAAGGCGATCAAGCAGGGTGACGAGTACGTCATCGACGGCTCGAAGACGTTCATCACCAACGGAAGTCAGGCCGACATCATCATCGTCGTCGCCAAGACCGACGTGTCCGAGGGCGCGAAGGGCATCTCGCTCATCCTCGTCGAGGCGGACCGTGAGGGCTTCCGTCGTGGCCGGGTGCTCGACAAGGTCGGCCAGCGCGGGCAGGACACCTCGGAGCTGTTCTTCGACGGTGTGCGTGTTCCCACCTCGAACCTGCTCGGCACCGAGGAGGGGCAGGGCTTCATCCAGCTGATGCAGCAGCTCCCGCAGGAACGTCTGATCATCGCCGTCGCGTCGGTGGCGGGAATGGAGAAGGCGGTCTCGGAGACCATCGCCTACACCAAGGACCGCACGGCCTTCGGGCGGCCGATCTTCAGCTTCCAGAACACCAAGTTCAAACTCGCGGAGGCAGCCACCGAGACCCGGATCGGCCGGGTTTTCGTCGACGACTGCATCACCAAGCACATCAAGGGCGAACTCGACATCCCGACCGTCGCGATGGCCAAGTGGTGGACCAGCGACCGCGCCATGGTGGTCGCCGACGAATGCCTCCAGCTGTTCGGCGGCTACGGCTACATGAACGAATACCCGATCGCTCGCCTGTGGGCCGACAATCGTGTGCAGAAGATCTACGCCGGCACCAACGAGATCATGAAGGAGATCATCGCGCGGACACTGTGA
- a CDS encoding AMP-binding protein, whose product MVTEHGPDPDIDSARSPVPPAAEFTFSALSPATFLDRAAAAFAGRIAVIDGSRRFTYTEFHDRVQRLTAVIEQLGVGPGDRVAALCANSHVMLELHSAAPAHGSVLVPLNVRLSEPELTYILEHSGASVLVSTVEFAGRARAVGEAVGLRVVIGGSADGSDEYERLLADAGAPVRRDTDERGLLAINYTSGTTGRPKGVMYHHRGAYLQSVAMAYHSGLGPGSKYLWTLPMFHCDGWCFTWAVIAAGGTSVCLRGIDTAQIWHHLVADGVTHFSAAPTVLTMIAEDPAATRLSTTVQAGTGGAPPSPALLARMARLGIEVTHLYGMTETFGPIVVNEWQPEWDDATDAERAERKARQGIGNIAAGRVRVVTADGVDVPPDSATIGELVVRGNNVMLGYYRDPDATAAATLDGWLRTGDLAVMHPDGYVEIRDRSKDVIISGGENIASVEVERVLDSHPDVVESAVVGRPDERWGEVPIAYVSVRAGASLTAEGLVEFARKTLARFKVPKEVVFAELPKTSTGKIQKNVLRGGGASG is encoded by the coding sequence ATGGTGACTGAACACGGCCCGGACCCGGACATCGACAGCGCCCGGAGTCCGGTGCCGCCCGCGGCCGAGTTCACCTTCTCCGCGCTCAGTCCGGCAACGTTCCTGGATCGAGCCGCTGCGGCATTCGCCGGACGGATCGCGGTGATCGACGGGTCACGTCGCTTCACCTACACCGAGTTCCACGATCGGGTCCAGCGGTTGACCGCGGTGATCGAACAGCTCGGTGTCGGCCCCGGTGACCGTGTCGCCGCGTTGTGTGCGAACTCGCACGTGATGCTCGAACTACACAGTGCTGCGCCCGCTCACGGATCTGTACTCGTGCCGCTGAACGTCCGGCTCTCCGAACCGGAGCTGACCTACATCCTCGAACACAGTGGCGCGTCGGTTCTCGTCTCGACGGTCGAGTTCGCCGGCCGCGCGCGAGCAGTCGGCGAAGCGGTCGGACTCCGGGTGGTGATCGGTGGGTCGGCGGACGGCTCGGACGAGTACGAGCGACTGCTCGCAGACGCGGGCGCCCCGGTTCGTCGGGACACCGACGAGCGTGGACTGCTCGCGATCAACTACACCTCGGGCACCACCGGTCGCCCGAAAGGCGTGATGTACCACCATCGGGGCGCGTATCTGCAGTCGGTGGCGATGGCGTACCACTCCGGCCTCGGACCGGGCTCGAAGTACCTGTGGACACTGCCGATGTTCCATTGCGACGGTTGGTGTTTCACGTGGGCGGTCATCGCCGCCGGTGGCACGAGTGTGTGCCTTCGGGGCATCGACACCGCTCAGATCTGGCATCACCTCGTGGCTGACGGTGTCACTCACTTCAGTGCAGCGCCGACGGTGCTCACGATGATCGCCGAGGACCCGGCCGCCACCCGGCTCTCGACGACGGTGCAGGCCGGAACCGGCGGGGCGCCCCCGTCACCAGCTTTGCTCGCCCGGATGGCTCGCCTGGGCATCGAGGTGACGCATCTGTACGGCATGACCGAGACGTTCGGTCCGATCGTCGTCAACGAATGGCAACCGGAATGGGACGACGCCACCGATGCCGAGCGAGCCGAACGCAAAGCGCGACAGGGCATCGGGAACATCGCGGCCGGCCGGGTTCGTGTGGTGACGGCCGATGGTGTCGACGTGCCACCCGATTCGGCGACGATCGGCGAGCTGGTGGTGCGCGGCAACAACGTCATGCTCGGCTACTACCGCGATCCCGATGCCACTGCCGCGGCAACCCTGGATGGTTGGCTGCGGACCGGTGATCTCGCGGTGATGCATCCGGACGGGTACGTCGAGATCCGGGACCGCAGCAAGGACGTCATCATCTCCGGCGGCGAGAACATCGCGTCGGTCGAGGTGGAGCGGGTGCTCGACAGCCATCCCGACGTCGTCGAATCGGCGGTCGTCGGCCGTCCGGATGAACGATGGGGCGAGGTGCCGATCGCCTATGTCAGCGTGCGCGCCGGGGCGAGCCTGACCGCTGAGGGTCTCGTTGAGTTCGCACGCAAGACGCTCGCCCGGTTCAAGGTGCCGAAAGAAGTCGTGTTCGCGGAACTGCCGAAGACGTCGACGGGCAAGATCCAGAAGAACGTGCTCCGCGGTGGTGGGGCGTCCGGCTGA
- a CDS encoding glycerol dehydrogenase, which produces MSALLDGIGVARAARRFAAPQQYLQGPGVLDDVGGVVAEIGGAPIVVIDVDISELFGARIEASLAAAELRAQVIPVTGPVTRGVIADTLTRVSAGQGDVVVGIGGGKAIDIAKGVAEAVGRPMVSVPTVASNDGPTASVFALYDEFGRLSELGRLPANPAAVVVDTEVIAKAPIRFLVSGIGDALAKKYEAHSCARGRGVTTQGTRPLIIGEVVADGCSRILLRDSEAAVRDALAHQVTPELEAVVEAVILLSGIGYENGGLSIAHCMTRGLQVGRGSSAHLHGYHVAYGLLVHLALEDDPEVDRDEIRSFLRALGLPTSLADLDMGEPSNAEIEALAVAAASAPHVANTWVDASVPSIIAAIEQVEKEAAIDGD; this is translated from the coding sequence ATGAGCGCGCTGCTGGACGGGATCGGTGTCGCCCGAGCCGCCCGTCGGTTCGCGGCACCGCAACAGTATCTGCAGGGCCCAGGGGTTCTCGATGACGTCGGTGGGGTGGTGGCCGAGATCGGGGGAGCGCCGATCGTCGTCATCGACGTCGACATCTCGGAACTGTTCGGGGCGCGTATCGAGGCGTCGCTCGCCGCCGCCGAACTACGGGCCCAGGTGATCCCGGTGACCGGACCGGTGACGCGCGGCGTCATCGCCGACACCCTGACGCGTGTGTCAGCCGGGCAGGGCGACGTGGTGGTCGGCATCGGGGGAGGCAAGGCGATCGACATCGCCAAGGGTGTGGCCGAGGCCGTCGGACGGCCGATGGTCTCGGTCCCCACGGTCGCGTCGAACGACGGCCCCACCGCCAGTGTGTTCGCGCTCTACGACGAGTTCGGACGGCTGTCCGAACTCGGTCGTCTGCCCGCGAATCCGGCTGCGGTTGTCGTCGACACCGAGGTGATCGCGAAGGCGCCGATCCGATTTCTGGTATCGGGCATCGGGGACGCGCTCGCCAAGAAATACGAGGCCCACTCGTGTGCGCGGGGGCGCGGTGTCACCACGCAGGGCACCCGTCCGCTGATCATCGGCGAGGTGGTCGCCGACGGATGTTCTCGAATCCTGTTGCGCGACAGTGAGGCTGCAGTGCGCGATGCGCTCGCGCACCAGGTCACCCCCGAGCTGGAGGCGGTCGTCGAGGCGGTGATCCTGTTGTCGGGCATCGGTTACGAGAACGGCGGCCTGTCGATCGCGCACTGTATGACGCGAGGACTGCAGGTCGGTCGTGGGTCGTCGGCGCACCTGCACGGCTACCACGTCGCCTACGGGTTGCTCGTCCATCTGGCGCTCGAGGACGATCCCGAGGTCGACCGCGACGAGATCCGCAGCTTCCTCCGTGCCCTCGGTCTCCCGACCTCACTGGCCGATCTGGATATGGGCGAACCGTCGAACGCCGAGATCGAGGCACTGGCAGTCGCCGCCGCGTCGGCACCGCACGTGGCCAACACCTGGGTCGACGCATCGGTCCCCAGTATCATCGCGGCCATCGAACAGGTGGAGAAAGAGGCGGCGATCGATGGTGACTGA
- a CDS encoding transketolase family protein has protein sequence MAELKNRAGGMGEIADVEGPYERAPFGTELAELGARDERIVGLSADMSKYSDIIPFRDRFPERYFNAGMAEQNAVMMAAGLAKVGKIAFCATYAAFLTRRALDFIAVSCAHSKADVKIVAGSPGLVNPYGATHQSLEDLVVMRSIPDLTVIDPCDAVELRHVIRAAAATPGTFYIRNLRGKVPVVFDEDDFEFEIGRARMLRPGFDVAVIGTGFMTARALKAAEAAEAAGVSAAVLHVPTIKPLDTDAIAAVAADVGRIVTVENGLRAGGLGTAVVETLADRGISLPVTRIGLGDRFHPCGSQGYNEALFGLDEPAITRAVITGNWPHA, from the coding sequence GTGGCTGAGCTCAAGAACCGTGCCGGCGGCATGGGTGAGATCGCCGACGTCGAGGGACCCTACGAGCGGGCGCCTTTCGGTACCGAACTCGCCGAACTCGGTGCCCGCGACGAGCGGATCGTCGGACTGAGTGCCGACATGTCGAAGTATTCCGACATCATCCCGTTCCGGGATCGCTTCCCGGAGCGCTACTTCAACGCCGGCATGGCCGAGCAGAACGCGGTGATGATGGCCGCGGGATTGGCGAAGGTCGGCAAGATCGCTTTCTGCGCGACCTACGCGGCATTCCTCACCCGCCGGGCCCTCGACTTCATCGCCGTGTCATGCGCACACAGCAAGGCCGACGTGAAGATCGTCGCCGGTTCGCCGGGGCTCGTAAATCCCTATGGAGCAACACACCAGTCCCTCGAGGACCTGGTCGTGATGCGGTCCATCCCCGATCTGACGGTCATCGATCCGTGCGATGCGGTGGAACTCCGTCACGTCATCCGCGCTGCCGCGGCCACGCCGGGTACCTTCTACATCCGCAACTTGCGCGGCAAGGTGCCCGTCGTGTTCGACGAGGACGACTTCGAGTTCGAGATCGGCCGCGCACGGATGCTGCGGCCGGGCTTCGACGTCGCGGTGATCGGCACCGGATTCATGACGGCGCGGGCGCTGAAGGCCGCCGAGGCCGCCGAAGCGGCCGGGGTGTCGGCGGCGGTCTTGCACGTCCCGACCATCAAGCCCCTCGACACCGACGCGATCGCCGCCGTCGCCGCAGACGTCGGTCGGATCGTGACCGTCGAGAACGGGCTGCGCGCCGGCGGTCTCGGCACCGCGGTTGTGGAGACCCTCGCCGATCGCGGGATCTCGCTACCGGTCACCAGGATCGGTCTCGGGGATCGCTTTCACCCCTGCGGTTCTCAGGGCTACAACGAGGCGCTGTTCGGGCTCGACGAGCCGGCGATCACGCGCGCGGTGATCACCGGGAACTGGCCGCACGCATGA
- a CDS encoding transketolase gives MLVDNDIDRPSTAQLADTAFRLRSAMMRMAADKGEGYIAQGLGIADLLAVIYLRQLRFDATDPDSPSRDRFLMSTGHYSIALYAVLAELGILTEEQIADYGLNGSELPMSTFDETPGVEITGGSLGHGLGQGVGMALGLRLDGGDQKIIVELSDGELQEGSTWESAMSAASFGLGSLTAVVDCNGIQADGPIVLDMEPIAAKWAAFGWAVEEVDGNDIEALVRAFDALAAAPADVPRVLIARTTPGTGVPTLVARERAHFVRVHDTEWTGLIAELEENRG, from the coding sequence ATGCTCGTAGACAACGACATCGATCGCCCGTCGACCGCGCAACTGGCCGACACCGCGTTCCGGCTGAGGTCGGCGATGATGCGAATGGCAGCGGACAAAGGCGAGGGATACATCGCTCAGGGGCTCGGGATCGCCGACCTGCTCGCGGTCATCTACCTCCGGCAGTTGCGTTTCGACGCCACTGACCCGGACTCGCCCTCCCGTGACCGGTTCCTCATGTCGACCGGGCACTACTCGATCGCGCTCTATGCGGTGCTCGCCGAGCTGGGCATCCTGACCGAGGAGCAGATCGCCGACTACGGGCTCAACGGCAGCGAGCTGCCCATGAGCACCTTCGACGAGACGCCCGGGGTCGAGATCACCGGTGGCTCACTGGGACACGGTCTCGGGCAGGGCGTAGGGATGGCGCTCGGGCTCCGCCTCGACGGTGGGGATCAGAAGATCATCGTCGAACTCTCCGACGGTGAGCTGCAGGAGGGGTCGACCTGGGAGTCGGCGATGTCGGCCGCCAGCTTCGGTCTCGGCTCCCTCACCGCGGTGGTGGACTGCAACGGAATCCAGGCCGACGGTCCGATCGTGCTCGACATGGAACCGATCGCGGCCAAATGGGCCGCCTTCGGGTGGGCGGTCGAGGAGGTCGACGGCAACGACATCGAGGCCCTCGTCCGGGCGTTCGACGCGCTGGCAGCCGCCCCGGCAGACGTCCCGCGCGTGCTGATCGCCCGAACGACTCCCGGCACCGGCGTGCCCACGCTGGTCGCGCGGGAACGGGCACATTTCGTCCGCGTCCACGACACCGAGTGGACCGGACTCATCGCCGAACTGGAGGAGAATCGTGGCTGA
- a CDS encoding SDR family NAD(P)-dependent oxidoreductase, with the protein MTGSRVTIPGSVALITGGGQGLGLAMARRLRADGHQVVIADIDAGRADQAAADVSGSALVVDVTDDESVSRAIEAVRERFGRLDALINNAGIISRTQAEAIDSGRWQAELDVHLGGTMRCSREAFVLLREAPNASIINLASVGSTFGLPGRLAYTAAKSGVLGVTRTLAAEWGPHGIRVNAVAPGYIDTGMMRTGLDTGTLDEKRLIDRTPMRRFGSPDEVAAATSFLASTDASFVTGTVLRVDGGITIDGTFHSADAEMTREGT; encoded by the coding sequence ATGACCGGGTCACGTGTGACGATCCCCGGCTCGGTGGCGCTGATCACCGGTGGCGGGCAGGGTCTGGGCCTTGCCATGGCGCGACGGTTGCGAGCCGACGGACACCAGGTGGTGATCGCCGACATCGACGCCGGACGTGCTGATCAGGCGGCCGCCGACGTCAGCGGGTCCGCGTTGGTCGTCGACGTCACCGACGACGAGTCGGTCAGCCGCGCGATCGAGGCCGTGCGAGAACGGTTCGGACGGCTCGACGCCCTGATCAACAATGCGGGAATCATCTCGCGGACCCAGGCCGAGGCAATCGATTCCGGCCGGTGGCAGGCCGAACTCGACGTCCACCTCGGCGGCACCATGCGGTGCAGCCGGGAGGCCTTCGTCCTCCTCCGCGAGGCGCCCAACGCGTCGATCATCAATCTCGCCTCGGTGGGTTCGACATTCGGTCTACCCGGACGATTGGCGTACACCGCAGCGAAGTCCGGCGTCCTGGGTGTCACACGCACACTCGCGGCCGAATGGGGACCGCACGGGATCCGGGTCAACGCGGTGGCCCCCGGATACATCGACACCGGGATGATGCGAACGGGTCTCGACACCGGAACCCTCGATGAGAAGCGACTGATAGATCGAACACCGATGCGCCGGTTCGGTTCTCCCGACGAGGTGGCTGCAGCCACCTCCTTCCTCGCGTCGACGGACGCGTCGTTCGTCACCGGCACCGTGCTCCGGGTCGACGGCGGGATCACCATCGACGGCACATTCCACTCGGCCGACGCCGAGATGACCAGAGAGGGCACCTGA